A stretch of Branchiostoma lanceolatum isolate klBraLanc5 chromosome 14, klBraLanc5.hap2, whole genome shotgun sequence DNA encodes these proteins:
- the LOC136449017 gene encoding protocadherin-15-like isoform X1: MEAEVRLCWMLLVLGVLSSVLPTAAQQVSELALDCALRNSQAGPTTFAYVDENSPNGTVLVSYMDIVGETSGENATITLSLKDTPDSHWVILDPTNQTLYLNVTGNSTLDRDGTAGNNGITSLRVTIVCVSDTWGTIEHPVTVVVTDLNDNAPQFHPDSYFVEVNELTPVGITILDGFSVTDLDGTNEIKFKIIENEDDPLADEFFTIPLPKTGAIVVSRQLDYDSMAPPRQYRLKVEAWDTADEQDPRKNTAHTIVTVNITDGDDLGPLFQPCCDPVTYRANVTEKTEPASLNPISVSPNNIAAVDQDKNIQPEEERPNIVYSFFTGSPSVYIEYFSIDNMTGDISLQRAVNREDYQTFSIVVKAVQDRNDPKPAYANLLITVLDLNDHTPEFDQREYVGFVGENSVAGTTVVTTMDGAEPLEIRAVDLDGTEVMYTLLNYTDKFRLRPVGDVQYLIITQSLDREEQDTYELSVMASDGELTNMTTVVVTVVDRNDFTPQFHPPGPYITRLKDDALAGHVVYELNVTDSDGGAYGEVTFSILHVTNNGENKFAVQERNGTVTLEDESLLTGEVYTLTVMAADGAPQDERKSSVTTLEVRVIPANNQSRPTFDPARYFVSISEGAQIGTSLTTVHAFDAEGEPLHFVIADGNPNYTFNISSKVGQIILNKELDREDIPAYTLIVLVDDGNENGTATATVEVVVTDINDNNPIFNSSFPTEFTIPEEQDPNLPVFVGRVEATDADIGAKGEVEYHLVSSSFEISPVGAIYATQRLDREEQDQYILVVTANDKAPDGRSSSITLTVNVTDINDNSPQFPQDLYEVVVDENANATVLLTLQATDADQDPSLTYSIADGDTSLFTVDSTTGQLSNLQPLDYELGHEYTLVVQANDGQNQGNTTVVVAVNDLNEFAPVFSQHEYSAEVLDNAAVGTNITTVNATDNDVQGTPSAQVLYRLADEDSMAAGLFRVDRVSGVVTTRLNLREAPGDTYQLEVEAYDGGDPAMSSQATVSITVLSSDTRPVFQRNLYEVPSLSENTPVGTDVVSVFAEGAAAYSIERGNDEGTFRIDSGGVVYVNKTLDHETVTSYRLLIRAYSDQPIRKRRRRATEADDPDYAEILITLQDENDNPPVFTQDEYVTGVTETIGTFASILKVEATDSDSGNFSTVRYSLRQSGEEDNTGNFAIEGSTGVIKAAVPFTGKMGKVLAVAVEASDGNNVASAQVMVTVMSEDNKVILVGNAPATMVDENRNKLLSLLSNITGGVAVIDNISPSVQAGTVDATKTEVGFYILDKETNQPMSKEKILEILASKMDEINKLFGSFFPGDEVLEVRAPEEQQVMTNSLSFTEGALIALGCLIFLASVVGIIVIIITWRRRTNALMKKNRLLYIPNYNAYEELDGTNTNGGVPYLRAYESQEVAMEIPEGTDPNEQDVVFQAEDGSFYAIQMRNPVFDKGSFVDNRSEQRLISEDEPQITPYDEVADVEVESTAFRGSHDVQMNPTTKYQSTMMSTFKAPTTATEDPDIVPYEGPTSQPHQSTQSAPPAGQGDERPKGSYDAKGVPITLL, from the exons TGCACTCAGGAATAGCCAAGCTGGTCCAACCACATTTGCCTATGTGGATGAGAACAGTCCAAATG GCACTGTACTGGTCTCTTACATGGACATTGTTGGTGAGACATCAGGAGAAAATGCCACCATAAcactgtcactaaaggacaCACCAGACTCTCACTGGGTCATCCTGGACCCAACAAACCAGACATTGTACCTGAATGTTACAGGAAACAGCAcattagacagagat GGCACAGCTGGTAACAATGGTATCACATCACTAAGGGTCACAATTGTCTGTGTCAGCGACACGTGGGGAACG ATTGAACACCCAGTGACAGTGGTGGTCACAGATCTGAATGACAACGCCCCCCAGTTCCATCCTGACTCGTACTTTGTGGAAGTCAATGAGCTGACTCCGGTAGGGATCACCATCCTCGATGGCTTCTCAGTAACAGACTTGGATGGAACCAATGAGATCAAGTTCAAGATTATTGAGAATGAAGATGATCCT CTAGCAGATGAGTTCTTCACCATTCCACTACCAAAGACTGGGGCGATTGTTGTCTCTAGGCAACTGGATTATGACAGTATGGCACCACCCAGACAATATCGTCTCAAAGTGGAGGCCTGG GACACGGCAGATGAACAGGACCCGAGGAAGAACACAGCCCACACCATTGTGACAGTGAACATCACTGATGGAGATGACCTGGGACCACTGTTCCAGCCTTGTTGTGACCCTGTCACATACAGGGCCAATGTTACAGAGAAAACTGAGCCG GCTTCACTGAACCCCATCTCAGTCAGCCCCAACAACATTGCTGCAGTAGATCAGGACAAGAACATCCAGCCTGAGGAGGAGAGGCCCAACATTGTCTACAGCTTCTTTACAG GGTCTCCTTCTGTCTACATAGAGTACTTCTCCATAGACAACATGACAGGTGACATCAGCCTGCAGAGAGCAGTGAACAGGGAGGACTACCAGACATTCAGTATAGTTGTCAAG GCAGTGCAAGACAGAAATGACCCAAAGCCAGCGTATGCCAACCTCCTGATCACGGTACTGGACCTGAATGACCACACCCCAGAGTTCGACCAGCGGGAGTATGTTGGGTTTGTGGGGGAGAACAGTGTGGCTGGTACAACTGTGGTCACCACAATGGATGGAGCTGAACCACTGGAGATCAG GGCTGTGGACCTGGATGGAACAGAAGTGATGTACACCTTACTGAACTACACCGACAAGTTCCGCCTCCGACCTGTGGGGGATGTGCAGTACTTAATCATCACTCAGAGTCTGGACAGGGAGGAACAGGATACGTACGAGTTATCC GTGATGGCCAGTGATGGTGAGCTGACCAACATGACCACAGTGGTTGTGACGGTGGTAGACAGGAATGACTTCACCCCCCAGTTCCACCCACCTGGGCCCTACATCACCAGACTCAAGGATGACGCTCTAGCAGGGCATGTGGTTTATGAG CTGAATGTGACAGACAGTGATGGTGGTGCATATGGAGAAGTCACCTTCAGCATCCTGCATGTGACGAACAACGGAGAGAACAAGTTTGCTGTGCAGGAGCGGAACGGGACTGTTACCCTGGAGGACGAGAGTCTCCTGACCGGGGAGGTGTACACCCTCACAGTCATGGCGGCTGATGGGGCTCCGCAGGACGAACGCAA gtctTCAGTTACAACTCTGGAGGTGAGAGTCATCCCAGCCAACAACCAAAGCAGGCCGACCTTTGACCCTGCTAGGTACTTTGTCTCCATCAGTGAGGGAGCTCAGATTGGCACATCCCTGACTACAGTTCAT GCCTTTGATGCTGAGGGTGAACCACTTCACTTTGTGATTGCAGACGGGAATCCTAACTACACCTTCAACATCTCCAGCAAAGT AGGACAGATCATCttgaataaagagctggatagAGAAGATATCCCAGCATACACCCTGATTGTCCTGGTGGATGATGGGAATGAAAATGGG ACTGCAACAGCTACAGTTGAAGTTGTCGTGACAGATATCAATGACAACAACCCCATCTTCAACTCATCCTTTCCCACTGAGTTTACGATACCGGAGGAACAGGACCCAAACCTACCTGTATTCGTCGGAAGGGTGGAG GCCACTGATGCTGATATTGGAGCAAAAGGAGAAGTAGAATATCACCTAGTGTCTTCAAG TTTTGAAATCAGTCCTGTCGGAGCCATTTACGCCACCCAAAGACTGGACAGGGAAGAGCAAGACCAGTACATTCTGGTGGTCACTGCAAATGACAAAGCACCAGATGGGAGAAGCTCCTCTATAACTCTTACTGTAAATGTCACAGACATCAATGACAACAGCCCACAGTTCCCTCAAGATCTATATGAGGTTGTGGTGGATGAAAATGCAAATGCGACAGTCCTTTTAACGTTGCAG GCCACAGATGCTGACCAGGATCCCAGCCTGACCTACTCTATAGCTGACGGGGACACCTCCCTGTTTACCGTTGACTCCACCACTGGGCAACTGTCCAACCTACAGCCATTAGACTATGAGCTGGGACATGAATATACACTAGTGGTCCAGGCTAATGATGGCCAAAATCAAGGCAACACCACAGTCGTAGTTGCTGTGAAT GACTTGAATGAGTTTGCCCCAGTGTTCAGTCAGCATGAGTACTCAGCAGAGGTGCTAGACAATGCTGCGGTCGGCACAAAcatcactactgtaaatgcaaccGACAATGACGTGCAG GGTACCCCATCAGCCCAGGTGCTGTACAGACTAGCTGATGAGGACAGCATGGCTGCAGGCCTGTTTAGGGTGGACAGAGTATCAGGGGTGGTCACCACAAGGCTCAACCTCAGGGAGGCACCGGGGGACACATATCAG CTGGAAGTGGAGGCCTATGACGGAGGTGATCCTGCCATGTCATCACAAGCAACAGTCAGCATCACGGTGCTCAGTTCAGACACTCGACCTGTCTTTCAGAGAAATCTCTATGA AGTGCCTTCACTTAGTGAGAACACCCCAGTAGGAACTGATGTTGTGTCTGTATTTGCTGAAGGAGCAGCAGCATACAGCATAGAAAGGGGCAATGATGAAG GAACTTTCCGGATAGACTCAGGAGGGGTGGTGTATGTGAATAAGACCTTAGACCATGAAACAGTCACGTCCTACAGGCTCCTTATTAGGGCATACAGtgatcagccaatcagaaagaggaggaggagagccACAGAGGCAGATG ATCCTGACTATGCAGAGATTCTCATCACCCTGCAGGATGAAAACGACAACCCTCCTGTTTTCACTCAGGACGAGTATGTCACAG GAGTCACAGAGACTATTGGCACATTTGCAAGTATTCTCAAGGTGGAG GCCACAGACTCTGACAGTGGGAACTTCAGCACTGTCCGATACTCACTGAGGCAGTCTGGGGAGGAGGATAACACCGGCAACTTTGCCATCGAGGGGTCAACGGGGGTCATCAAGGCAGCTGTACCCTTTACAGGGAAGATGGGAAAAGTGCTGGCAGTCGCTGTGGAGGCTTCAGACGGTAACAATGTAGCTTCTGCACAAGTTATG GTTACTGTGATGAGTGAGGATAATAAAGTCATCTTGGTGGGGAATGCACCCGCAACTATGGTGGACGAAAACCGCAACAAACTCTTAAG CCTGCTGTCCAACATCACTGGAGGAGTTGCAGTAATTGACAACATCAGCCCTAGTGTTCAGGCAGGCACTGTGGATGCCACAAA GACGGAGGTGGGGTTCTATATATTAGACAAAGAGACAAATCAGCCAATGTCCAAAGAGAAAATATTAGA AATTTTAGCATCCAAAATGGATGAGATCAACAAGCTGTTTGGCAGCTTCTTTCCCGGGGATGAGGTGCTGGAGGTGCGCGCGCCGGAGGAGCAGCAGGTCATGACGAACAGTCTGTCCTTCACCGAGGGAGCGCTCATCGCACTCGGCTGCCTCATCTTCCTGGCTAGTGTGGTGGGCAtcatagtcatcatcatcacatggaGACG GCGGACGAATGCTCTGATGAAGAAAAACCGGCTGTTATACATTCCCAACTATAATGCGTATGAGGAGCTAGATGGCACGAACACCAA CGGTGGAGTACCATATCTCAGGGCCTACGAGTCACAG GAAGTAGCAATGGAGATCCCAGAGGGAACAGACCCCAATGAACAGGACGTTGTGTTCCAAGCTGAGGACGGCAGCTTCTATGCAATACAGATGAGGAACCCTGTGTTTGATAAAGG
- the LOC136449017 gene encoding protocadherin-15-like isoform X4 — MEAEVRLCWMLLVLGVLSSVLPTAAQQVSELALDCALRNSQAGPTTFAYVDENSPNGTVLVSYMDIVGETSGENATITLSLKDTPDSHWVILDPTNQTLYLNVTGNSTLDRDGTAGNNGITSLRVTIVCVSDTWGTIEHPVTVVVTDLNDNAPQFHPDSYFVEVNELTPVGITILDGFSVTDLDGTNEIKFKIIENEDDPLADEFFTIPLPKTGAIVVSRQLDYDSMAPPRQYRLKVEAWDTADEQDPRKNTAHTIVTVNITDGDDLGPLFQPCCDPVTYRANVTEKTEPASLNPISVSPNNIAAVDQDKNIQPEEERPNIVYSFFTGSPSVYIEYFSIDNMTGDISLQRAVNREDYQTFSIVVKAVQDRNDPKPAYANLLITVLDLNDHTPEFDQREYVGFVGENSVAGTTVVTTMDGAEPLEIRAVDLDGTEVMYTLLNYTDKFRLRPVGDVQYLIITQSLDREEQDTYELSVMASDGELTNMTTVVVTVVDRNDFTPQFHPPGPYITRLKDDALAGHVVYELNVTDSDGGAYGEVTFSILHVTNNGENKFAVQERNGTVTLEDESLLTGEVYTLTVMAADGAPQDERKSSVTTLEVRVIPANNQSRPTFDPARYFVSISEGAQIGTSLTTVHAFDAEGEPLHFVIADGNPNYTFNISSKVGQIILNKELDREDIPAYTLIVLVDDGNENGTATATVEVVVTDINDNNPIFNSSFPTEFTIPEEQDPNLPVFVGRVEATDADIGAKGEVEYHLVSSSFEISPVGAIYATQRLDREEQDQYILVVTANDKAPDGRSSSITLTVNVTDINDNSPQFPQDLYEVVVDENANATVLLTLQATDADQDPSLTYSIADGDTSLFTVDSTTGQLSNLQPLDYELGHEYTLVVQANDGQNQGNTTVVVAVNDLNEFAPVFSQHEYSAEVLDNAAVGTNITTVNATDNDVQGTPSAQVLYRLADEDSMAAGLFRVDRVSGVVTTRLNLREAPGDTYQLEVEAYDGGDPAMSSQATVSITVLSSDTRPVFQRNLYEVPSLSENTPVGTDVVSVFAEGAAAYSIERGNDEGTFRIDSGGVVYVNKTLDHETVTSYRLLIRAYSDQPIRKRRRRATEADDPDYAEILITLQDENDNPPVFTQDEYVTGVTETIGTFASILKVEATDSDSGNFSTVRYSLRQSGEEDNTGNFAIEGSTGVIKAAVPFTGKMGKVLAVAVEASDGNNVASAQVMVTVMSEDNKVILVGNAPATMVDENRNKLLSLLSNITGGVAVIDNISPSVQAGTVDATKTEVGFYILDKETNQPMSKEKILEILASKMDEINKLFGSFFPGDEVLEVRAPEEQQVMTNSLSFTEGALIALGCLIFLASVVGIIVIIITWRRNSVEPVVLLKVRPQKQK; from the exons TGCACTCAGGAATAGCCAAGCTGGTCCAACCACATTTGCCTATGTGGATGAGAACAGTCCAAATG GCACTGTACTGGTCTCTTACATGGACATTGTTGGTGAGACATCAGGAGAAAATGCCACCATAAcactgtcactaaaggacaCACCAGACTCTCACTGGGTCATCCTGGACCCAACAAACCAGACATTGTACCTGAATGTTACAGGAAACAGCAcattagacagagat GGCACAGCTGGTAACAATGGTATCACATCACTAAGGGTCACAATTGTCTGTGTCAGCGACACGTGGGGAACG ATTGAACACCCAGTGACAGTGGTGGTCACAGATCTGAATGACAACGCCCCCCAGTTCCATCCTGACTCGTACTTTGTGGAAGTCAATGAGCTGACTCCGGTAGGGATCACCATCCTCGATGGCTTCTCAGTAACAGACTTGGATGGAACCAATGAGATCAAGTTCAAGATTATTGAGAATGAAGATGATCCT CTAGCAGATGAGTTCTTCACCATTCCACTACCAAAGACTGGGGCGATTGTTGTCTCTAGGCAACTGGATTATGACAGTATGGCACCACCCAGACAATATCGTCTCAAAGTGGAGGCCTGG GACACGGCAGATGAACAGGACCCGAGGAAGAACACAGCCCACACCATTGTGACAGTGAACATCACTGATGGAGATGACCTGGGACCACTGTTCCAGCCTTGTTGTGACCCTGTCACATACAGGGCCAATGTTACAGAGAAAACTGAGCCG GCTTCACTGAACCCCATCTCAGTCAGCCCCAACAACATTGCTGCAGTAGATCAGGACAAGAACATCCAGCCTGAGGAGGAGAGGCCCAACATTGTCTACAGCTTCTTTACAG GGTCTCCTTCTGTCTACATAGAGTACTTCTCCATAGACAACATGACAGGTGACATCAGCCTGCAGAGAGCAGTGAACAGGGAGGACTACCAGACATTCAGTATAGTTGTCAAG GCAGTGCAAGACAGAAATGACCCAAAGCCAGCGTATGCCAACCTCCTGATCACGGTACTGGACCTGAATGACCACACCCCAGAGTTCGACCAGCGGGAGTATGTTGGGTTTGTGGGGGAGAACAGTGTGGCTGGTACAACTGTGGTCACCACAATGGATGGAGCTGAACCACTGGAGATCAG GGCTGTGGACCTGGATGGAACAGAAGTGATGTACACCTTACTGAACTACACCGACAAGTTCCGCCTCCGACCTGTGGGGGATGTGCAGTACTTAATCATCACTCAGAGTCTGGACAGGGAGGAACAGGATACGTACGAGTTATCC GTGATGGCCAGTGATGGTGAGCTGACCAACATGACCACAGTGGTTGTGACGGTGGTAGACAGGAATGACTTCACCCCCCAGTTCCACCCACCTGGGCCCTACATCACCAGACTCAAGGATGACGCTCTAGCAGGGCATGTGGTTTATGAG CTGAATGTGACAGACAGTGATGGTGGTGCATATGGAGAAGTCACCTTCAGCATCCTGCATGTGACGAACAACGGAGAGAACAAGTTTGCTGTGCAGGAGCGGAACGGGACTGTTACCCTGGAGGACGAGAGTCTCCTGACCGGGGAGGTGTACACCCTCACAGTCATGGCGGCTGATGGGGCTCCGCAGGACGAACGCAA gtctTCAGTTACAACTCTGGAGGTGAGAGTCATCCCAGCCAACAACCAAAGCAGGCCGACCTTTGACCCTGCTAGGTACTTTGTCTCCATCAGTGAGGGAGCTCAGATTGGCACATCCCTGACTACAGTTCAT GCCTTTGATGCTGAGGGTGAACCACTTCACTTTGTGATTGCAGACGGGAATCCTAACTACACCTTCAACATCTCCAGCAAAGT AGGACAGATCATCttgaataaagagctggatagAGAAGATATCCCAGCATACACCCTGATTGTCCTGGTGGATGATGGGAATGAAAATGGG ACTGCAACAGCTACAGTTGAAGTTGTCGTGACAGATATCAATGACAACAACCCCATCTTCAACTCATCCTTTCCCACTGAGTTTACGATACCGGAGGAACAGGACCCAAACCTACCTGTATTCGTCGGAAGGGTGGAG GCCACTGATGCTGATATTGGAGCAAAAGGAGAAGTAGAATATCACCTAGTGTCTTCAAG TTTTGAAATCAGTCCTGTCGGAGCCATTTACGCCACCCAAAGACTGGACAGGGAAGAGCAAGACCAGTACATTCTGGTGGTCACTGCAAATGACAAAGCACCAGATGGGAGAAGCTCCTCTATAACTCTTACTGTAAATGTCACAGACATCAATGACAACAGCCCACAGTTCCCTCAAGATCTATATGAGGTTGTGGTGGATGAAAATGCAAATGCGACAGTCCTTTTAACGTTGCAG GCCACAGATGCTGACCAGGATCCCAGCCTGACCTACTCTATAGCTGACGGGGACACCTCCCTGTTTACCGTTGACTCCACCACTGGGCAACTGTCCAACCTACAGCCATTAGACTATGAGCTGGGACATGAATATACACTAGTGGTCCAGGCTAATGATGGCCAAAATCAAGGCAACACCACAGTCGTAGTTGCTGTGAAT GACTTGAATGAGTTTGCCCCAGTGTTCAGTCAGCATGAGTACTCAGCAGAGGTGCTAGACAATGCTGCGGTCGGCACAAAcatcactactgtaaatgcaaccGACAATGACGTGCAG GGTACCCCATCAGCCCAGGTGCTGTACAGACTAGCTGATGAGGACAGCATGGCTGCAGGCCTGTTTAGGGTGGACAGAGTATCAGGGGTGGTCACCACAAGGCTCAACCTCAGGGAGGCACCGGGGGACACATATCAG CTGGAAGTGGAGGCCTATGACGGAGGTGATCCTGCCATGTCATCACAAGCAACAGTCAGCATCACGGTGCTCAGTTCAGACACTCGACCTGTCTTTCAGAGAAATCTCTATGA AGTGCCTTCACTTAGTGAGAACACCCCAGTAGGAACTGATGTTGTGTCTGTATTTGCTGAAGGAGCAGCAGCATACAGCATAGAAAGGGGCAATGATGAAG GAACTTTCCGGATAGACTCAGGAGGGGTGGTGTATGTGAATAAGACCTTAGACCATGAAACAGTCACGTCCTACAGGCTCCTTATTAGGGCATACAGtgatcagccaatcagaaagaggaggaggagagccACAGAGGCAGATG ATCCTGACTATGCAGAGATTCTCATCACCCTGCAGGATGAAAACGACAACCCTCCTGTTTTCACTCAGGACGAGTATGTCACAG GAGTCACAGAGACTATTGGCACATTTGCAAGTATTCTCAAGGTGGAG GCCACAGACTCTGACAGTGGGAACTTCAGCACTGTCCGATACTCACTGAGGCAGTCTGGGGAGGAGGATAACACCGGCAACTTTGCCATCGAGGGGTCAACGGGGGTCATCAAGGCAGCTGTACCCTTTACAGGGAAGATGGGAAAAGTGCTGGCAGTCGCTGTGGAGGCTTCAGACGGTAACAATGTAGCTTCTGCACAAGTTATG GTTACTGTGATGAGTGAGGATAATAAAGTCATCTTGGTGGGGAATGCACCCGCAACTATGGTGGACGAAAACCGCAACAAACTCTTAAG CCTGCTGTCCAACATCACTGGAGGAGTTGCAGTAATTGACAACATCAGCCCTAGTGTTCAGGCAGGCACTGTGGATGCCACAAA GACGGAGGTGGGGTTCTATATATTAGACAAAGAGACAAATCAGCCAATGTCCAAAGAGAAAATATTAGA AATTTTAGCATCCAAAATGGATGAGATCAACAAGCTGTTTGGCAGCTTCTTTCCCGGGGATGAGGTGCTGGAGGTGCGCGCGCCGGAGGAGCAGCAGGTCATGACGAACAGTCTGTCCTTCACCGAGGGAGCGCTCATCGCACTCGGCTGCCTCATCTTCCTGGCTAGTGTGGTGGGCAtcatagtcatcatcatcacatggaGACG CAACTCTGTTGAACCTGTTGTGTTGTTGAAGGTGAGACCACAGAAACAAAAATAG